The stretch of DNA TTCGCTTAAAAAGCTTGAGGTCGCAAAGGCATCTTATAAAAAGAAGCTACAAGAGGTGTTCAATAAGCAGGATATGCTGAAGAAAACTCTCTCGCAGTTAAATATTATAAAGATAGATGAGATAAAAAAGGCGCAGGAAGAGGCTGCAAGAAAAGAGGCTTTTGATGCGAAAGATATTGTTGGCGATAAAGATCTTCCAAAGGTTAAAAATCACGGAAGCAGCTACCAAGCGGCAAAGACAAAAAAATATACCGGCAAAAAAACAATTCCGCCGTTTGAGCCTTACAAAATTACAAAAGAGTATGGAACATACACCGACCCGATCTACGGCATAAAAGTCTTTAACGAGTCTATATCGCTGCAGCCAAGCGAGAAAAATGCAAAAGTAAAGACGGTCTTTAACGGTAAAATTATATTTGCGGACAAGACTCCGATCCTTGATAACATTGTGATCATCGAGCATGATGACGGTCTGCATACGATATATGCAAACCTCTCTCAGATAGCTCCCGATATTCAAAAAGGCAAAAAGATCAAAAAGGGCTATACGATCGGGCGCGTAAATGATGAGCTGATATTTGAGGTTACGCAAAAATCGTTTCATATAAATCCAATTAGGCTTTTTCAGTAAGGATTTAAACAGATTTAAAAATAATTCCTGTTATTATGTTTAGTTATAAAATATTGATTTGCTTCCGTGAATTTTAATTTTAATCTTATGTGCAAAAAGAGCCGACAATGGATACGAAAAGAGACCCTGATAACCATAGAAACAACCAGATGTACTATAACCAGATAGTAAGAGAAAAGAGTCACAGACAGGTTCGACCTCAAAATCATGAACTCCAACCAAAGCCCTCCTTTACTTCGCAAAAAGTTGAGCTAAGCGATCATCTCTTTGTTATAGAGGGATATGAGGGGATATTTTATACTCTCTATTTTTTCGCTGTTCCTTATATAACAGGAGCGATATTTCTTTTCTTTTTTATAGCGGGCGGAAATTACGATAATTTTATGCTCTTGGATATGAACGCTTTTTTGATCGTTTGGCTTATAGGCTATGAGATAGCAGCAACATTAATCTTGATCGCTATATTTATCTCCTTTTTTAGGTATGACAGAGCTCCTAAGAAAAAGAACAGGCATCCCAATCGATATTAATTTAGGTATAATTGCAAAAAAATTTTAGGTATGTGAAATTATGAATTTTATTCAAACTCGCGGATGCGATGAAAACAGTCCCAAAAGTGTTACATTCTCAGAGGCGATCTTAAGCCCGATAGCTTCATTCGGCGGTCTTTATGTCCCAGAAGAACTGCCTGAGCTCGGAGAGAGTTTTTTAACTAAACACCTTAGCTCTTCATACAAAGAGCTGGCATTTGACATGCTGGAGCATTTTGATA from Sulfurimonas crateris encodes:
- a CDS encoding murein hydrolase activator EnvC family protein — protein: MIRLLLLFSLAYLYLEAKTSVDAKIAKTSSEISSFTKTQQEINKKMNETAQAIIKQRREITRQQERLKQLKEELLEKEGSYGENTKELEELKSSQQALKKETQELEEELVFTIAQSVSLSIILEEEYSASAESMMEYEVLELMLKAAKEKIKELNEKFYNNSKNIEILDSKVSSLEAAIKNIDDKRKELLQTQRENESSLKKLEVAKASYKKKLQEVFNKQDMLKKTLSQLNIIKIDEIKKAQEEAARKEAFDAKDIVGDKDLPKVKNHGSSYQAAKTKKYTGKKTIPPFEPYKITKEYGTYTDPIYGIKVFNESISLQPSEKNAKVKTVFNGKIIFADKTPILDNIVIIEHDDGLHTIYANLSQIAPDIQKGKKIKKGYTIGRVNDELIFEVTQKSFHINPIRLFQ